The nucleotide sequence CATTTGAACGTTTTATAATTGCACCTTGTGCAAgtcgataataataatatggaGCCAAACCGATTTTCGCAACGGTCCCGATcggaatttaataaaatcgcgGCAGGAATTTGAAAAAGGATGACGCAACGAGGCGCTGTCGTTGAAATCGCACGTCTTTAAGACGCCGTAAGAGATGCAATTAAGAGCACCCGAGAAAAGCTACTTTCTGATGCTCACGGACCATGCAAATACTACGCCGGTAAAAGctactttttgaaattctcCTCGTAGAAACTAGGAAATTCGTGTTTCTCGCAAttacaaaatgatttatttggTCGTCTAACTCTAATTGTACGGGCAATTTGTTTTCTATaattgaacaagttttatacaaaaatattttttaattattaaatattaaaactatttttttttatttacagcTGGGTCTCGTCCTTCATCAGTCGCAAAAGGTAAAAAATAttccccaaaaaaaaattaataaacacccCTAAATTCACCCATTCTATTTTCTCCTCTTTCACGTCTCTTTCTACTCTTATCTGTTCTATGTTAGATGTTCCGTGTAATTTTCTAGGAAAAACCATGCATTGGTTTGCATATGTGGGGCCAAACCCCCCCGATTACGAAGGTAAAACTCTTGAAAGGGAATACATTGGAGACTAACAACTAACAAAACGCAGTTGTCTTTCGTTAAATACTAACTAGTGACAATTTCAACATACAGAAGAAATATGTGAATGTCTTATCTGTTGTGCAACATATGCAtgttgtgttttttttaaattcccaaaaaaaaattaattatactaATTTAATACTAACTTTTCAGAAGATTCAAAATCCAGATTAAAATCCGTAAAGGAACGTGAAAATGAAGAGAGACAAAAGAAGCTGGATGAGCTTAAAGCACAAGCGCAAGCAGCACAACGTTTCAAGGAAAAGAAAGAGATGGAAAGGAAAATGCGACTTGAAGAAATGAAGTTCAAGGAGGACAACAGAAGGCAACAAGTGGAGGAGCGCAAGAAAATGATGAACGAGGCCGAAAGGGATCGGCTGGAAGCGATTTTAAGGCGCAATCAAGAAAGGGAGGCGCGAATAGAAGCGAAAAAACGCAACGAAAGGCATTCGATGGTGTTTGCGTTTGGTTCGTCAACACCTAGGATGCTCCAACCTACCGACTCCATAGGGTCGTTTTGGGGTCATCGTAGGGCGACCTCTACGCAGAATATCACCAGCGCAGCGGCGCCGTTGACTAGGAGACAGTCTGAGAGGGAACTTGACGGAGGTAGCAAGAAAAGAGCTACGTCCGCAGGTGGCCTCGAACGTTCAATAGaaggtaataaaataaatgataaaataaaaacgctGAAAGTAATCACTGAATCAAAGGCACcctttgtttatattttatttcgcGTCGTCTTCTGCAGTTTAGTTGGTAGACCTGTTTATTTTTACAGATATGCGAATGTCGTCGTCTATGTATGAGATCATGAACTGGGATAAGGCGGCCGTAGTCGACCGGCATATTTCTAGCACTGATCCTGCAGCTACCCTCGGTATAGATTCTCATCACGGTCTTAAgcctaaatattttttttggcCCGTAACTTGTTTTACTTTGTTCCGTTAACCATTTTGCTCCGCGATACGTTTCCTCCTGGCATGTTTCAAAATCGTTTCGCTTTATGACGTCtcgtacatatttatttttaatttttgcgcTTTTTATACTCTTTAGtgattttgttttcatttcaCCTATATCGAATATTTAATAGCACCGGTTATATAATATCTGCATGGTATTTTACAGGGTTTTAAGCAAAATGTGTAACGTCCTAGAtagaaatgatttaaaataaaaatgttgcgCTTTGTTTtcttaacatcctgtatacatCATATAAAATGTTCATTGAAAACTTATAAAGGTATTTTTTGtacgttttaaaataaattgtatttgtATTGTTCCTGGTTTGGTAAAAAAGTAAGCttgattaaaatgaaaatttgttattgaaGATGTGTGTTAAGGTGGGTGTGATATTAAGgtgttaaaaatgttgtttttagtGTCACCGTCTCCTCAAGTCCCGGCCGGCTGCGCTAGTGGCTACGTAGGGCGTCGCCGTACGGACCTGATGCCGACCATTCCATCGCGGGAGTCGCCGTCTGCACCGTCGCGAAAATCGTTCACGCGCTCTCCAGGTAGGGCTTACTCGATGTCACGCTTAGACCAGCTGGCGAAGCCCCGCAAGAGGGCGGAGCTGCTACCGGCCCTGGCCGAGGCCGGACCTGCGTCGCCCCTTAGAACCCTAAACCGCTCGCAACAGTCCCCCGTTAGTCGTAGCATGAGCCACCTAAATGTTAACAAAGCTGGCCCTCAGCCTCAAAGGCCCTTACGCAAATCTGATAGCCGCAGCATGCACCAGCTCTCGGCCGTTGTCGGTCCGTTGCCACCTCCACGCACCACGCGTGCCGCCCAACTACGGCAACAAAAGCTTCTTGCTACCGGTAGTAACCACGACGGTAAGTACTCCTTCACCGGAAACAAAACTCAAAGAAATGGTAATCTAATGGTTCTAATGGTGCgggcaatatttttttattactgttttaataatttttatactttttctcAAGAATATCTTTGCTTTAGCTTCAATATGGATCGTAAGTAATGCTACAATTTTCATCtctaactttattatttttttgtttaaatcaaaTCAACGGTGGTGGCTCATATATACGTTTCCCCCTACACTTTTTTCAAATCATGTTCCAAAACATTTACTATGCACAATAGCTGCTAATGAATCACTGAACTAACAAcatgttttagaataaatttatttataactcaGTAATCCGATTTATGATCGAAATTGTTAATAcattgttggaaataattcacgagcacaccctgtataatctaaacgcgtgtgtctagcgcaatgaaatttggtatggaagttATACATTAATAACGAGAGTATTCCCGTAAGCAGcgcgtaccatcgctacacgacgtggcataGAGTCGGTAAGTCGCCTCACCTCGCCTCCATAGCGACAGAAAAACTCGAAACTCGTCTATAGTATACCTTTATGCTCtgcaaatattatggatttatcttcacgcgttcagattatatagggtgtgctcgtgaattatttccaacgaTGTATGTCTTCGGattattgaataaataatatacGTGATTTCATCAACAATCCTTTAATGGCATTTTTAGCACCGTCACGACCTAGCAGTTCGTTAAGTCAACAAAGTACGAGTAGCATCACAAGTTCAGTCAATGTACGAATGAGACCGATAGCGGCACCGAGAAGACCTCGACCTATTAGCATAGCAGTAACCGGGATATCAACAAACGGCACACCAGATCCGAAAAAGTCAACAGCGGCTGTTGAGAAACCACCTTTACCAAAAATAAGAAAGTCCAGTCTTGTTCGATCGACAGAGAAGCTCAAGAAGAAATCGGTGGCATCACCAACAGATGGTTCCCCGAAACCTTTGGCGTCTCCGACAAGCTCGCAACAACAAACTACTAGCCCTGTCGAACCGAAACCTTTAAtcaaagagaaagaaaaaccAACCGTCGCCAAAGAGGTTAAAAACGATGATAATAAACCGGTTGTTGTTGCCGCTTCTATCATCGCAACGGAAGAACTTAcggttaaaaatgaaatccaAATCGATAATAGTAAAGATCTAACCGATACTACAGTTATTAATGATAATCTAATTATAACTGATAGTAACAAAGTTACTACTAATAGTGAAGTAATTACTGAAAGTACCGCACAGATTACAGagtaagtaaaattaaattaaaatattaa is from Onthophagus taurus isolate NC chromosome 8, IU_Otau_3.0, whole genome shotgun sequence and encodes:
- the LOC111425674 gene encoding MAP7 domain-containing protein 1-like isoform X3; amino-acid sequence: MGTETDGRGIPSNSLEHLRSILVSSLPPENIGFCDYQVGVKLKVKANNPTAGSRPSSVAKDVPCNFLGKTMHWFAYVGPNPPDYEEDSKSRLKSVKERENEERQKKLDELKAQAQAAQRFKEKKEMERKMRLEEMKFKEDNRRQQVEERKKMMNEAERDRLEAILRRNQEREARIEAKKRNERHSMVFAFGSSTPRMLQPTDSIGSFWGHRRATSTQNITSAAAPLTRRQSERELDGGSKKRATSAGGLERSIEDMRMSSSMYEIMNWDKAAVVDRHISSTDPAATLVSPSPQVPAGCASGYVGRRRTDLMPTIPSRESPSAPSRKSFTRSPGRAYSMSRLDQLAKPRKRAELLPALAEAGPASPLRTLNRSQQSPVSRSMSHLNVNKAGPQPQRPLRKSDSRSMHQLSAVVGPLPPPRTTRAAQLRQQKLLATGSNHDAPSRPSSSLSQQSTSSITSSVNVRMRPIAAPRRPRPISIAVTGISTNGTPDPKKSTAAVEKPPLPKIRKSSLVRSTEKLKKKSVASPTDGSPKPLASPTSSQQQTTSPVEPKPLIKEKEKPTVAKEVKNDDNKPVVVAASIIATEELTVKNEIQIDNSKDLTDTTVINDNLIITDSNKVTTNSEVITESTAQITEQLVDLTLSEKEIVHKNKELIKSEEHENEKEAIEEKPIPPQKQIEKQPEKVAEKQPEKQSDKELENQSEKQTDKQSEKQSDKLSDKQSEKQSEKQLETPVKQQQTDEKIENGTMSSSTIDFGESSEMTTSMTKVRINTEEEAKAALAERRRLAREEAERQAEMERQRIAEEERIERERQQREEEQQRLLIEKLREEEEQRLQEAIKEAKKRAEEENQRREEENRMKLLKEESERRAREEAERQKAELQERLKNEEKEREARRKRVEAIMLRTRGKNNTPQQQTEEKNEENKSEKLNGSKVDTPENGHKNGKDIETVDNIIPVETLKNANNVDSLSTDDTLNSNNAWQHNTQTDLLM
- the LOC111425674 gene encoding MAP7 domain-containing protein 1-like isoform X13; its protein translation is MGTETDGRGIPSNSLEHLRSILVSSLPPENIGFCDYQVGVKLKVKANNPTAGSRPSSVAKDVPCNFLGKTMHWFAYVGPNPPDYEEDSKSRLKSVKERENEERQKKLDELKAQAQAAQRFKEKKEMERKMRLEEMKFKEDNRRQQVEERKKMMNEAERDRLEAILRRNQEREARIEAKKRNERHSMVFAFGSSTPRMLQPTDSIGSFWGHRRATSTQNITSAAAPLTRRQSERELDGGSKKRATSAGGLERSIEVSPSPQVPAGCASGYVGRRRTDLMPTIPSRESPSAPSRKSFTRSPGRAYSMSRLDQLAKPRKRAELLPALAEAGPASPLRTLNRSQQSPVSRSMSHLNVNKAGPQPQRPLRKSDSRSMHQLSAVVGPLPPPRTTRAAQLRQQKLLATGSNHDAPSRPSSSLSQQSTSSITSSVNVRMRPIAAPRRPRPISIAVTGISTNGTPDPKKSTAAVEKPPLPKIRKSSLVRSTEKLKKKSVASPTDGSPKPLASPTSSQQQTTSPVEPKPLIKEKEKPTVAKEVKNDDNKPVVVAASIIATEELTVKNEIQIDNSKDLTDTTVINDNLIITDSNKVTTNSEVITESTAQITEQLVDLTLSEKEIVHKNKELIKSEEHENEKEAIEEKPIPPQKQIEKQPEKVAEKQPEKQSDKELENQSEKQTDKQSEKQSDKLSDKQSEKQSEKQLETPVKQQQTDEKIENGTMSSSTIDFGESSEMTTSMTKVRINTEEEAKAALAERRRLAREEAERQAEMERQRIAEEERIERERQQREEEQQRLLIEKLREEEEQRLQEAIKEAKKRAEEENQRREEENRMKLLKEESERRAREEAERQKAELQERLKNEEKEREARRKRVEAIMLRTRGKNNTPQQQTEEKNEENKSEKLNGSKVDTPENGHKNGKDIETVDNIIPVETLKNANNVDSLSTDDTLNSNNAWQHNTQTDLLM
- the LOC111425674 gene encoding MAP7 domain-containing protein 1-like isoform X8 translates to MAENGQDNSDQLKNIAGSRPSSVAKDVPCNFLGKTMHWFAYVGPNPPDYEEDSKSRLKSVKERENEERQKKLDELKAQAQAAQRFKEKKEMERKMRLEEMKFKEDNRRQQVEERKKMMNEAERDRLEAILRRNQEREARIEAKKRNERHSMVFAFGSSTPRMLQPTDSIGSFWGHRRATSTQNITSAAAPLTRRQSERELDGGSKKRATSAGGLERSIEDMRMSSSMYEIMNWDKAAVVDRHISSTDPAATLVSPSPQVPAGCASGYVGRRRTDLMPTIPSRESPSAPSRKSFTRSPGRAYSMSRLDQLAKPRKRAELLPALAEAGPASPLRTLNRSQQSPVSRSMSHLNVNKAGPQPQRPLRKSDSRSMHQLSAVVGPLPPPRTTRAAQLRQQKLLATGSNHDAPSRPSSSLSQQSTSSITSSVNVRMRPIAAPRRPRPISIAVTGISTNGTPDPKKSTAAVEKPPLPKIRKSSLVRSTEKLKKKSVASPTDGSPKPLASPTSSQQQTTSPVEPKPLIKEKEKPTVAKEVKNDDNKPVVVAASIIATEELTVKNEIQIDNSKDLTDTTVINDNLIITDSNKVTTNSEVITESTAQITEQLVDLTLSEKEIVHKNKELIKSEEHENEKEAIEEKPIPPQKQIEKQPEKVAEKQPEKQSDKELENQSEKQTDKQSEKQSDKLSDKQSEKQSEKQLETPVKQQQTDEKIENGTMSSSTIDFGESSEMTTSMTKVRINTEEEAKAALAERRRLAREEAERQAEMERQRIAEEERIERERQQREEEQQRLLIEKLREEEEQRLQEAIKEAKKRAEEENQRREEENRMKLLKEESERRAREEAERQKAELQERLKNEEKEREARRKRVEAIMLRTRGKNNTPQQQTEEKNEENKSEKLNGSKVDTPENGHKNGKDIETVDNIIPVETLKNANNVDSLSTDDTLNSNNAWQHNTQTDLLM
- the LOC111425674 gene encoding MAP7 domain-containing protein 1-like isoform X1, with the protein product MLTLISRQESNSQMDNLDHLFLLPERALSMDASRLQKDLEGLNFDPRLLHEAPMGNIWLSGSRPSSVAKDVPCNFLGKTMHWFAYVGPNPPDYEEDSKSRLKSVKERENEERQKKLDELKAQAQAAQRFKEKKEMERKMRLEEMKFKEDNRRQQVEERKKMMNEAERDRLEAILRRNQEREARIEAKKRNERHSMVFAFGSSTPRMLQPTDSIGSFWGHRRATSTQNITSAAAPLTRRQSERELDGGSKKRATSAGGLERSIEDMRMSSSMYEIMNWDKAAVVDRHISSTDPAATLVSPSPQVPAGCASGYVGRRRTDLMPTIPSRESPSAPSRKSFTRSPGRAYSMSRLDQLAKPRKRAELLPALAEAGPASPLRTLNRSQQSPVSRSMSHLNVNKAGPQPQRPLRKSDSRSMHQLSAVVGPLPPPRTTRAAQLRQQKLLATGSNHDAPSRPSSSLSQQSTSSITSSVNVRMRPIAAPRRPRPISIAVTGISTNGTPDPKKSTAAVEKPPLPKIRKSSLVRSTEKLKKKSVASPTDGSPKPLASPTSSQQQTTSPVEPKPLIKEKEKPTVAKEVKNDDNKPVVVAASIIATEELTVKNEIQIDNSKDLTDTTVINDNLIITDSNKVTTNSEVITESTAQITEQLVDLTLSEKEIVHKNKELIKSEEHENEKEAIEEKPIPPQKQIEKQPEKVAEKQPEKQSDKELENQSEKQTDKQSEKQSDKLSDKQSEKQSEKQLETPVKQQQTDEKIENGTMSSSTIDFGESSEMTTSMTKVRINTEEEAKAALAERRRLAREEAERQAEMERQRIAEEERIERERQQREEEQQRLLIEKLREEEEQRLQEAIKEAKKRAEEENQRREEENRMKLLKEESERRAREEAERQKAELQERLKNEEKEREARRKRVEAIMLRTRGKNNTPQQQTEEKNEENKSEKLNGSKVDTPENGHKNGKDIETVDNIIPVETLKNANNVDSLSTDDTLNSNNAWQHNTQTDLLM
- the LOC111425674 gene encoding ensconsin-like isoform X11 encodes the protein MLTLISRQESNSQMDNLDHLFLLPERALSMDASRLQKDLEGLNFDPRLLHEAPMGNIWLSGSRPSSVAKDVPCNFLGKTMHWFAYVGPNPPDYEEDSKSRLKSVKERENEERQKKLDELKAQAQAAQRFKEKKEMERKMRLEEMKFKEDNRRQQVEERKKMMNEAERDRLEAILRRNQEREARIEAKKRNERHSMVFAFGSSTPRMLQPTDSIGSFWGHRRATSTQNITSAAAPLTRRQSERELDGGSKKRATSAGGLERSIEDMRMSSSMYEIMNWDKAAVVDRHISSTDPAATLVSPSPQVPAGCASGYVGRRRTDLMPTIPSRESPSAPSRKSFTRSPAPSRPSSSLSQQSTSSITSSVNVRMRPIAAPRRPRPISIAVTGISTNGTPDPKKSTAAVEKPPLPKIRKSSLVRSTEKLKKKSVASPTDGSPKPLASPTSSQQQTTSPVEPKPLIKEKEKPTVAKEVKNDDNKPVVVAASIIATEELTVKNEIQIDNSKDLTDTTVINDNLIITDSNKVTTNSEVITESTAQITEQLVDLTLSEKEIVHKNKELIKSEEHENEKEAIEEKPIPPQKQIEKQPEKVAEKQPEKQSDKELENQSEKQTDKQSEKQSDKLSDKQSEKQSEKQLETPVKQQQTDEKIENGTMSSSTIDFGESSEMTTSMTKVRINTEEEAKAALAERRRLAREEAERQAEMERQRIAEEERIERERQQREEEQQRLLIEKLREEEEQRLQEAIKEAKKRAEEENQRREEENRMKLLKEESERRAREEAERQKAELQERLKNEEKEREARRKRVEAIMLRTRGKNNTPQQQTEEKNEENKSEKLNGSKVDTPENGHKNGKDIETVDNIIPVETLKNANNVDSLSTDDTLNSNNAWQHNTQTDLLM
- the LOC111425674 gene encoding MAP7 domain-containing protein 1-like isoform X2; translation: MLTLISRQESNSQMDNLDHLFLLPERALSMDASRLQKDLEGLNFDPRLLHEAPMGNIWLSGSRPSSVAKGKTMHWFAYVGPNPPDYEEDSKSRLKSVKERENEERQKKLDELKAQAQAAQRFKEKKEMERKMRLEEMKFKEDNRRQQVEERKKMMNEAERDRLEAILRRNQEREARIEAKKRNERHSMVFAFGSSTPRMLQPTDSIGSFWGHRRATSTQNITSAAAPLTRRQSERELDGGSKKRATSAGGLERSIEDMRMSSSMYEIMNWDKAAVVDRHISSTDPAATLVSPSPQVPAGCASGYVGRRRTDLMPTIPSRESPSAPSRKSFTRSPGRAYSMSRLDQLAKPRKRAELLPALAEAGPASPLRTLNRSQQSPVSRSMSHLNVNKAGPQPQRPLRKSDSRSMHQLSAVVGPLPPPRTTRAAQLRQQKLLATGSNHDAPSRPSSSLSQQSTSSITSSVNVRMRPIAAPRRPRPISIAVTGISTNGTPDPKKSTAAVEKPPLPKIRKSSLVRSTEKLKKKSVASPTDGSPKPLASPTSSQQQTTSPVEPKPLIKEKEKPTVAKEVKNDDNKPVVVAASIIATEELTVKNEIQIDNSKDLTDTTVINDNLIITDSNKVTTNSEVITESTAQITEQLVDLTLSEKEIVHKNKELIKSEEHENEKEAIEEKPIPPQKQIEKQPEKVAEKQPEKQSDKELENQSEKQTDKQSEKQSDKLSDKQSEKQSEKQLETPVKQQQTDEKIENGTMSSSTIDFGESSEMTTSMTKVRINTEEEAKAALAERRRLAREEAERQAEMERQRIAEEERIERERQQREEEQQRLLIEKLREEEEQRLQEAIKEAKKRAEEENQRREEENRMKLLKEESERRAREEAERQKAELQERLKNEEKEREARRKRVEAIMLRTRGKNNTPQQQTEEKNEENKSEKLNGSKVDTPENGHKNGKDIETVDNIIPVETLKNANNVDSLSTDDTLNSNNAWQHNTQTDLLM
- the LOC111425674 gene encoding MAP7 domain-containing protein 1-like isoform X5, producing MLTLISRQESNSQMDNLDHLFLLPERALSMDASRLQKDLEGLNFDPRLLHEAPMGNIWLSGSRPSSVAKEDSKSRLKSVKERENEERQKKLDELKAQAQAAQRFKEKKEMERKMRLEEMKFKEDNRRQQVEERKKMMNEAERDRLEAILRRNQEREARIEAKKRNERHSMVFAFGSSTPRMLQPTDSIGSFWGHRRATSTQNITSAAAPLTRRQSERELDGGSKKRATSAGGLERSIEDMRMSSSMYEIMNWDKAAVVDRHISSTDPAATLVSPSPQVPAGCASGYVGRRRTDLMPTIPSRESPSAPSRKSFTRSPGRAYSMSRLDQLAKPRKRAELLPALAEAGPASPLRTLNRSQQSPVSRSMSHLNVNKAGPQPQRPLRKSDSRSMHQLSAVVGPLPPPRTTRAAQLRQQKLLATGSNHDAPSRPSSSLSQQSTSSITSSVNVRMRPIAAPRRPRPISIAVTGISTNGTPDPKKSTAAVEKPPLPKIRKSSLVRSTEKLKKKSVASPTDGSPKPLASPTSSQQQTTSPVEPKPLIKEKEKPTVAKEVKNDDNKPVVVAASIIATEELTVKNEIQIDNSKDLTDTTVINDNLIITDSNKVTTNSEVITESTAQITEQLVDLTLSEKEIVHKNKELIKSEEHENEKEAIEEKPIPPQKQIEKQPEKVAEKQPEKQSDKELENQSEKQTDKQSEKQSDKLSDKQSEKQSEKQLETPVKQQQTDEKIENGTMSSSTIDFGESSEMTTSMTKVRINTEEEAKAALAERRRLAREEAERQAEMERQRIAEEERIERERQQREEEQQRLLIEKLREEEEQRLQEAIKEAKKRAEEENQRREEENRMKLLKEESERRAREEAERQKAELQERLKNEEKEREARRKRVEAIMLRTRGKNNTPQQQTEEKNEENKSEKLNGSKVDTPENGHKNGKDIETVDNIIPVETLKNANNVDSLSTDDTLNSNNAWQHNTQTDLLM
- the LOC111425674 gene encoding MAP7 domain-containing protein 1-like isoform X7, whose product is MGTETDGRGIPSNSLEHLRSILVSSLPPENIGFCDYQVGVKLKVKANNPTAGSRPSSVAKEDSKSRLKSVKERENEERQKKLDELKAQAQAAQRFKEKKEMERKMRLEEMKFKEDNRRQQVEERKKMMNEAERDRLEAILRRNQEREARIEAKKRNERHSMVFAFGSSTPRMLQPTDSIGSFWGHRRATSTQNITSAAAPLTRRQSERELDGGSKKRATSAGGLERSIEDMRMSSSMYEIMNWDKAAVVDRHISSTDPAATLVSPSPQVPAGCASGYVGRRRTDLMPTIPSRESPSAPSRKSFTRSPGRAYSMSRLDQLAKPRKRAELLPALAEAGPASPLRTLNRSQQSPVSRSMSHLNVNKAGPQPQRPLRKSDSRSMHQLSAVVGPLPPPRTTRAAQLRQQKLLATGSNHDAPSRPSSSLSQQSTSSITSSVNVRMRPIAAPRRPRPISIAVTGISTNGTPDPKKSTAAVEKPPLPKIRKSSLVRSTEKLKKKSVASPTDGSPKPLASPTSSQQQTTSPVEPKPLIKEKEKPTVAKEVKNDDNKPVVVAASIIATEELTVKNEIQIDNSKDLTDTTVINDNLIITDSNKVTTNSEVITESTAQITEQLVDLTLSEKEIVHKNKELIKSEEHENEKEAIEEKPIPPQKQIEKQPEKVAEKQPEKQSDKELENQSEKQTDKQSEKQSDKLSDKQSEKQSEKQLETPVKQQQTDEKIENGTMSSSTIDFGESSEMTTSMTKVRINTEEEAKAALAERRRLAREEAERQAEMERQRIAEEERIERERQQREEEQQRLLIEKLREEEEQRLQEAIKEAKKRAEEENQRREEENRMKLLKEESERRAREEAERQKAELQERLKNEEKEREARRKRVEAIMLRTRGKNNTPQQQTEEKNEENKSEKLNGSKVDTPENGHKNGKDIETVDNIIPVETLKNANNVDSLSTDDTLNSNNAWQHNTQTDLLM
- the LOC111425674 gene encoding histone-lysine N-methyltransferase, H3 lysine-79 specific-like isoform X10 — its product is MAENGQDNSDQLKNIAGSRPSSVAKEDSKSRLKSVKERENEERQKKLDELKAQAQAAQRFKEKKEMERKMRLEEMKFKEDNRRQQVEERKKMMNEAERDRLEAILRRNQEREARIEAKKRNERHSMVFAFGSSTPRMLQPTDSIGSFWGHRRATSTQNITSAAAPLTRRQSERELDGGSKKRATSAGGLERSIEDMRMSSSMYEIMNWDKAAVVDRHISSTDPAATLVSPSPQVPAGCASGYVGRRRTDLMPTIPSRESPSAPSRKSFTRSPGRAYSMSRLDQLAKPRKRAELLPALAEAGPASPLRTLNRSQQSPVSRSMSHLNVNKAGPQPQRPLRKSDSRSMHQLSAVVGPLPPPRTTRAAQLRQQKLLATGSNHDAPSRPSSSLSQQSTSSITSSVNVRMRPIAAPRRPRPISIAVTGISTNGTPDPKKSTAAVEKPPLPKIRKSSLVRSTEKLKKKSVASPTDGSPKPLASPTSSQQQTTSPVEPKPLIKEKEKPTVAKEVKNDDNKPVVVAASIIATEELTVKNEIQIDNSKDLTDTTVINDNLIITDSNKVTTNSEVITESTAQITEQLVDLTLSEKEIVHKNKELIKSEEHENEKEAIEEKPIPPQKQIEKQPEKVAEKQPEKQSDKELENQSEKQTDKQSEKQSDKLSDKQSEKQSEKQLETPVKQQQTDEKIENGTMSSSTIDFGESSEMTTSMTKVRINTEEEAKAALAERRRLAREEAERQAEMERQRIAEEERIERERQQREEEQQRLLIEKLREEEEQRLQEAIKEAKKRAEEENQRREEENRMKLLKEESERRAREEAERQKAELQERLKNEEKEREARRKRVEAIMLRTRGKNNTPQQQTEEKNEENKSEKLNGSKVDTPENGHKNGKDIETVDNIIPVETLKNANNVDSLSTDDTLNSNNAWQHNTQTDLLM
- the LOC111425674 gene encoding MAP7 domain-containing protein 1-like isoform X4, producing MGTETDGRGIPSNSLEHLRSILVSSLPPENIGFCDYQVGVKLKVKANNPTAGSRPSSVAKGKTMHWFAYVGPNPPDYEEDSKSRLKSVKERENEERQKKLDELKAQAQAAQRFKEKKEMERKMRLEEMKFKEDNRRQQVEERKKMMNEAERDRLEAILRRNQEREARIEAKKRNERHSMVFAFGSSTPRMLQPTDSIGSFWGHRRATSTQNITSAAAPLTRRQSERELDGGSKKRATSAGGLERSIEDMRMSSSMYEIMNWDKAAVVDRHISSTDPAATLVSPSPQVPAGCASGYVGRRRTDLMPTIPSRESPSAPSRKSFTRSPGRAYSMSRLDQLAKPRKRAELLPALAEAGPASPLRTLNRSQQSPVSRSMSHLNVNKAGPQPQRPLRKSDSRSMHQLSAVVGPLPPPRTTRAAQLRQQKLLATGSNHDAPSRPSSSLSQQSTSSITSSVNVRMRPIAAPRRPRPISIAVTGISTNGTPDPKKSTAAVEKPPLPKIRKSSLVRSTEKLKKKSVASPTDGSPKPLASPTSSQQQTTSPVEPKPLIKEKEKPTVAKEVKNDDNKPVVVAASIIATEELTVKNEIQIDNSKDLTDTTVINDNLIITDSNKVTTNSEVITESTAQITEQLVDLTLSEKEIVHKNKELIKSEEHENEKEAIEEKPIPPQKQIEKQPEKVAEKQPEKQSDKELENQSEKQTDKQSEKQSDKLSDKQSEKQSEKQLETPVKQQQTDEKIENGTMSSSTIDFGESSEMTTSMTKVRINTEEEAKAALAERRRLAREEAERQAEMERQRIAEEERIERERQQREEEQQRLLIEKLREEEEQRLQEAIKEAKKRAEEENQRREEENRMKLLKEESERRAREEAERQKAELQERLKNEEKEREARRKRVEAIMLRTRGKNNTPQQQTEEKNEENKSEKLNGSKVDTPENGHKNGKDIETVDNIIPVETLKNANNVDSLSTDDTLNSNNAWQHNTQTDLLM